In Ipomoea triloba cultivar NCNSP0323 chromosome 7, ASM357664v1, a single genomic region encodes these proteins:
- the LOC116024325 gene encoding transcription factor MYB119-like translates to MEGGGGSFGHVNFHNHPSHPFLPSPIDRFLWNHQQALNVEDEGQICPPENGVYDFPPPASSLHGHAPSWPSLPEASFVDAHHGQTIRQELRSLINDAKVVDAGKRANIDHGSGSSSSSTLIKGQWSEEEDRILMRLVKQFGMRKWSQIAENMVGRAGKQCRERWHNHLRPDIKKDGWSEEEERLLVEEHEKLGNKWAEIAKRIPGRTENAIKNHWNATKRRQNSRRKCNNNNRKQNNNNGKGVVSASSKKTRSTVLQDYIIAKCFNVVVDTPPPPSGGIINSVSEDPSIQFGSDGAGGSSASLLTHPTTHDEEMNFMEALFGKTTPKTNNNVVNTTTTPLQRCPDRCLSNFLDGPTPPSSSSSNGGELFVRSYHGGRRNNASKDIDLMELVFPSSHH, encoded by the exons atggaaggaggaggaggaagctTTGGGCATGTGAATTTCCATAATCACCCTTCTCATCCATTTCTACCATCACCCATAGATAGGTTCTTGTGGAATCATCAACAAGCCCTAAATGTGGAAGATGAAGGCCAAATTTGTCCCCCAGAGAATGGGGTTTATGATTTTCCTCCACCTGCTTCTTCTCTTCATGGCCATGCACCCTCTTGGCCAAGCCTCCCAGAAGCAAGCTTTGTAGATGCTCATCATGGCCAAACTATCAGACAAGAACTCAGATCACTCATCAATGATGCTAAAGTAGTAGATGCTGGAAAAAGGGCTAATATTGATCATGGTTCAggctcctcttcttcttcaaccCTAATCAAGGGTCAGTGGAGTGAAGAAGAAGACAG GATTTTGATGAGGTTGGTTAAGCAGTTTGGGATGAGAAAATGGTCGCAGATTGCCGAGAACATGGTCGGTCGAGCCGGAAAACAATGTCGTGAGAGGTGGCACAATCATTTGCGTCCTGATATTAAG AAAGATGGATGGAGTGAGGAAGAAGAGAGGTTGTTAGTGGAGGAACACGAGAAGCTTGGGAACAAATGGGCTGAGATCGCGAAAAGGATCCCCGGAAGGACCGAAAACGCGATCAAGAATCATTGGAACGCCACCAAAAGAAGGCAGAATTCCAGGAGAAAgtgcaataataataacaggaaacaaaacaacaataatgGAAAAGGTGTTGTTTCTGCATCGTCCAAGAAAACTAGATCCACCGTCCTTCAAGATTACATTATCGCAAAGTGTTTCAACGTCGTCGTCGACACTCCTCCTCCTCCCTCCGGCGGAATAATCAATAGTGTTTCAGAGGACCCTTCGATCCAATTTGGCTCCGACGGCGCCGGCGGCTCTTCTGCCTCCTTGCTCACTCACCCCACCACACACGACGAGGAGATGAACTTCATGGAAGCCTTGTTTGGGAAAACCACTCCCAAGACTAATAACAACGTTGTCAACACTACTACTACTCCACTGCAACGTTGTCCTGATCGCTGCCTGTCAAACTTTTTGGATGGGCCCACACctccttcttcatcttcatctaaCGGCGGGGAGCTCTTTGTGCGTAGTTATCATGGCGGACGAAGGAATAATGCATCCAAGGATATTGATCTAATGGAGTTGGTCTTTCCTTCTTctcatcattaa